AAGCAGACGACGCGCCCCATACGAACGGTTCTCTTGGTCAGAATGGCACAGTTGAAGATACGCCAATGCCCACGCCGCCACGGCCGTCCATGATTGATCAGGGATGTCAGACAGTAGACGTCGACTTCACGCCTATGGCTAGTGTCCAAGTTTTGGCCGAGTCGCGACCTACCTTTGGCTTTCCGCAGGCGACTCCAACACCACTCCCGAGAACAAAGCCAATCGAGACAGATAATGCGCTATTGGGACACTCCTTGCAATTTCAAGGAGACGCCGAGggccatcaacatctccatcCCGAGGCGCATCCCGATCTACTCGGTCACTCGCCAAACCACATCGATACTAGGCTCACATTCGGCTTCGCGCCTCAAACCGTGCTCTTCCCGTCTGCGCCAGGCCTTTTCCCTGCAGACCACAACCAAGATGCAGCACCAGAATCTCCTAGTCGCGGCGCGAGGGCGGAGGACTATCCAGCAGAATTCCTGGATGCCACTCATCTCCCCCCTGAAAGCACTGTTTCTCATCCAAGTCTTTCCGCGCGCGAATCGCACATCAGCCCTCAGCCTACAGAGCATCAAGTTTCTTTTGATTCGGCGTCGACTCTGCATCCCGTATTCGACGCCCCCTCGCGATCGCCACAGACTGCGTGGGCGCCTGAAGTCTCAGCTGGGCCGTTCTCTACTGCAATCGCTAGAAGCGATGTAGACAATCCAGTTGAAATCTTGAGTTCATCGCCCAGCAGAGAAGCAAGTCCCGGGCCCTTCTCACCTTCAGGGGAGGATCTAGCCGAGGACGCTGCTGCGGAAGCCTCACCAGAACCGGCACTAGAGGAACCCTCGAGTGAGGCAGAGCATTACCGAGATGGAGGCGATGAACCTGGCGACGATTACGATCTACGGAACTACGACCGCGCacatgatgacgatgacgatgtccAATcctctgaagaagaaggcctaAACAACAACGACGTAGAGGCACAGATCATGAAccccgaggaagatgaagcagatgaggatgaggaacTCGATGGACAGGAAGAGCGGGAATTGGATGAAGAGCCCGATGAATATGAGGAGGAAATGTACGAAGAAGGCTTCGAAGGAGAGGGCCAGGAGTACGAAGGCAGTGATGGTGATGCAGAAGGCGAATATTACTCGGGAGAGGAAGGCTCctacgatgaggaggagggagacgagggagaggaagaagacggcaaCGCAAGAGCTGGTCCTCCTGGTCGATTTGCCCCTCCCACAGAGCCTGTTTTCATCAGCTTGCTCTCTGATtctgaagacgaagacgaagataAGGATCAGTCAAACCAGGACCAGGACCAGGACCAGGACAAGGAACCAGAGCAGGAATTCGAACGAGAACCTAAGGCAGAGTCAAAATCGGAGCCCAAACAGAAACCAGAGCTCACACAAGAGTCCGGGCCCGAACAAAAGGAGCAGCCAGAGTCAAATTCAGCACCGAAGCCAGAACTTGAACCAGAGCCAAAATCCGAACGAGCAGAGGAGCCAGAAAACCCACCAGAAGAGAAATCCAAGGAGGAAAAGCCCGAAGTGGAGGTGGCGGGAGAGTCGGTCGCTCAGCCAGAGTCAGAGTCAAAGCCAGAGCTTCCAGCAGAAAAGTCACCACGCGCGGATTTGGATGAGGCAAATCAGGTTGACGAGGTAGAAGCCACTACCCCCAGCAAACCAAAGGAACCAGACAATGCCCGAGGTTCTGCTGAGCCTTCTACCGGTGAGATGGAAGTCGACACCGAACCGTCACATCTTGAAGCAACAGACGCAAGAAAAGATCAAGACCATGACAGTGCGCCTCCTGATAAGGAGATCCCAGATGCGGAATCTGCGCATCAGGCTCCGGCGATTCAATCTCCGCAATCTATGCCAGCGCAAGGGTCGCAGGCTGGACAAGTTGGAGAACCCGAAGCGGCTCCGGAGAATGAAATATCGACTGACGTGGAGATGGACGATGCGCCCGTCTTGGCTGAGGAATCGAAAGACAAGGCGGAAAACAAAACCACTGGCATGAACGATTCGGACGAGGCTCACCCTGTCACTGCCACGACCGAGGAACAGGCTGAGGCCATGGATGTCGACGAAACGCATGAGGCGCCCGATGAGCCAACAACGGCCGTATCTCTGGAGATTGCTGACACGACGACTGTTGTCAGCAAAGAAGTCGATGGCACGATTGCGGAGAGCGCACAGGGACCATTGGGggaagacaaggacaaggtcaccCCAGTCGAGGCCCCGACTGGGGAAGAAGCGTTTGCAGAACCACGCGGTACCCCAGAAAATGGCGTCGAGCCATCGAAATCGCCAACCGCTCCCGCAGCGGGGGTTGCCCTGGCCGGGGAGAAGACGGGTGCAGCCCCAGACAATCGAGAAGCAGTCGTGGAAGCTCGAGAATCTCAAGGCCAGGATCCAGCCGAGTCCCCTGACGCCACAATGCAGGATGCTTCTTCTGAGCTGACAGCAGcggctcagcagcagccaacaGGTGCTGTAGACCAAACGGGCCacggtgagggtgagggtgagggtgcTGGGGAAGCTGGCAGTGATGAGCAGCTGGCAGCCGATGGGCAGCTGGCAACCCATGGCCAGATGTCTCCCCCGCCAACGCAGTTTTCTCACGCACAGGCTTCTCAAGACACCAACAGAGAAGCACCCTTGCTTTCTCAGGCtacatccatcatctcgaacGACCACCACGACGCCCATCTTCCCACTCCTGGGGAGACACAGCAGGAAATTGAGGTCGAGATGgccgtcaccatcaccacggcCACGACCAACCAAGACATGCCGgtcgacgaagatgatgtaGGCCCAGAGGATCAGATCATGGCCGAAATCCTACAACACTCCCCCGTTCGACCAGACACCACCCTTCAGCTTGCAAGCCCTGCCGCATGCTCCCCCACAGCTTCAGTGCCTAAATCGTCTCCCCAGACTGTGCAGACCGAGGAACTCCACGAAACGTCATCGCGAACCGCTCAGCGGGCGCCCGAAGCGGCCCCTGTCACCAAGTCCCTGCGCAGTCGGCGCCATAGGTCAAGCAAATCATCCGACCATGCCGACCTCTCACAGCCTGACCCCAGTATTCTATTGGCCATAGGATCGGCCGCACCGACACATGGGGACGGTCATGCCAAGCACAGCAGCCCAACGGGATCGGCTCGTGTGACGCGCAGCAGGGCGGAGCAGAATGATCCTAGCCTCCAGTTAGTGAGGGCATCAGCGCAGGCAGATGAAGGCAAGGGCAGAGGAAAGAGAAAGGCTGCCGACACTCAGAGCATTGCGAGCGCAGAAAACAGCTCGCCAGGATCACTGAGAGTGACCCGTCAGAGGGTAGAGGATGACCCCAGCATTCGCCTCATCAAGGCGACGAGCCCTTCGACGCGACAGACACGAAGCCGCCGGATGTCGGATCACAGGCGCGAGACCCCTAAGCGTGAGACTCGGTCAGCCTCTCGAAGCCTACAGCTTCGAGGAGATACACCAGGGGCGTCTTCAGTAGCGCTCAAGTCACCATCTATTGCAGGGTCTGCTGCTACAGCGGCTGAGGACGAAAATGTCGGCACAGTCAAGCTGCAGCTGCTTAGGAGCCTGCGCACGACCATGCCCGACTACTTGTCGCTCAAGTCGCTCAGACACTCACTAAACAAAACAACCGACATCCTAGCCATAGCGACAACAACGCCGGAGAAGGCACACCGACCGAAACACGGGCCCCGGGATTACATGCTCACCTTGAATCTCACCGATCCATCGATGGCTCCCTCCGGGGTTTGTGTGGCCCACATCTTCCGGCCGCACCTCGCCGCTATGCCGGCCGTCCACATCGGAGATGTGGTCCTCCTCCGGCGGTTCCAGGTGGTATCGATGAAGGGCCGGGGCTTTGGGCTCCGGGCGGGGGATGCCTCGGCATGGGCCGTGTTTGAAAAGGCGGGCGTGGAGATGGAGCCGCAGGTCAAGGGCCCGCCCGTCGAACTTACCGCGGATGATGTCAAGTATGCCGAGGGCCTACGGCGGTGGTGGAGCCTCTTGGATGACaaggcgatggagaagatcGAGAGGGCCAGCCGGAAGGTGACCGAGGCGGGCAAGGACGACACCAAATAAGGACAAAAGGGGGTGTGAGTTGAGGAACAGGACAGGGATCATGCAGTAGAGAATGGGAAGGATTTACCACTGTCTACTTGCGGCTCTGGGGACACCGCGATACATCCAGGCGTATTCATGCATTTCATTTTTCGAGGTCAGATGGAGAGGAACAAAAAAGTAACGAGGtgagggcgtcgaggaaAATGCCCGTTCACCCGCGAACTGCGAACTGCATATGCATGATGT
This genomic interval from Fusarium keratoplasticum isolate Fu6.1 chromosome 9, whole genome shotgun sequence contains the following:
- a CDS encoding Telo-bind domain-containing protein — encoded protein: MTDNQPPAEILRDGQLTAIAELNPEVSDQNRRVVDGTITITWPFSVLNKSIAFLLAERDFRLRREKGQVRIRFHGASAKAISDASLGGGDEIRLSLEGVKWERNETQTQVAGSTLEWQLEFNNRLILSIRRPDSEQEEVIDIDTPATEPEATNGQTDSVAPVDITISNTDFAIPSPRSPNISLPAKRNASEREPEEFSSPAFLKRARVSYGGLFEGGLDIFDEEITKKAKSKKRSRFSLPANAWRYTSQSPSPEPDEASQEADDAPHTNGSLGQNGTVEDTPMPTPPRPSMIDQGCQTVDVDFTPMASVQVLAESRPTFGFPQATPTPLPRTKPIETDNALLGHSLQFQGDAEGHQHLHPEAHPDLLGHSPNHIDTRLTFGFAPQTVLFPSAPGLFPADHNQDAAPESPSRGARAEDYPAEFLDATHLPPESTVSHPSLSARESHISPQPTEHQVSFDSASTLHPVFDAPSRSPQTAWAPEVSAGPFSTAIARSDVDNPVEILSSSPSREASPGPFSPSGEDLAEDAAAEASPEPALEEPSSEAEHYRDGGDEPGDDYDLRNYDRAHDDDDDVQSSEEEGLNNNDVEAQIMNPEEDEADEDEELDGQEERELDEEPDEYEEEMYEEGFEGEGQEYEGSDGDAEGEYYSGEEGSYDEEEGDEGEEEDGNARAGPPGRFAPPTEPVFISLLSDSEDEDEDKDQSNQDQDQDQDKEPEQEFEREPKAESKSEPKQKPELTQESGPEQKEQPESNSAPKPELEPEPKSERAEEPENPPEEKSKEEKPEVEVAGESVAQPESESKPELPAEKSPRADLDEANQVDEVEATTPSKPKEPDNARGSAEPSTGEMEVDTEPSHLEATDARKDQDHDSAPPDKEIPDAESAHQAPAIQSPQSMPAQGSQAGQVGEPEAAPENEISTDVEMDDAPVLAEESKDKAENKTTGMNDSDEAHPVTATTEEQAEAMDVDETHEAPDEPTTAVSLEIADTTTVVSKEVDGTIAESAQGPLGEDKDKVTPVEAPTGEEAFAEPRGTPENGVEPSKSPTAPAAGVALAGEKTGAAPDNREAVVEARESQGQDPAESPDATMQDASSELTAAAQQQPTGAVDQTGHGEGEGEGAGEAGSDEQLAADGQLATHGQMSPPPTQFSHAQASQDTNREAPLLSQATSIISNDHHDAHLPTPGETQQEIEVEMAVTITTATTNQDMPVDEDDVGPEDQIMAEILQHSPVRPDTTLQLASPAACSPTASVPKSSPQTVQTEELHETSSRTAQRAPEAAPVTKSLRSRRHRSSKSSDHADLSQPDPSILLAIGSAAPTHGDGHAKHSSPTGSARVTRSRAEQNDPSLQLVRASAQADEGKGRGKRKAADTQSIASAENSSPGSLRVTRQRVEDDPSIRLIKATSPSTRQTRSRRMSDHRRETPKRETRSASRSLQLRGDTPGASSVALKSPSIAGSAATAAEDENVGTVKLQLLRSLRTTMPDYLSLKSLRHSLNKTTDILAIATTTPEKAHRPKHGPRDYMLTLNLTDPSMAPSGVCVAHIFRPHLAAMPAVHIGDVVLLRRFQVVSMKGRGFGLRAGDASAWAVFEKAGVEMEPQVKGPPVELTADDVKYAEGLRRWWSLLDDKAMEKIERASRKVTEAGKDDTK